The following proteins come from a genomic window of Paramisgurnus dabryanus chromosome 19, PD_genome_1.1, whole genome shotgun sequence:
- the LOC135771598 gene encoding coiled-coil domain-containing protein 127-like codes for MNNPEDWNNGPEQPGKDNSEIISRMLTLLGLAAYRCIWDRNSQKKINQIQVKHEMDMKIKNIQIAQLKRDLERKDKAVKKNEEMKTSVALKEVEDKLKERQKVFCSYTTPRNRRFEIEKDLMNLAKQPCFAHLNMEDGLRNIFKHDRSCDGIFDKDDSRNGTLMGKFLSEWKLNKIK; via the exons ATGAACAACCCTGAAGACTGGAATAATGGACCGGAGCAACCGGGTAAAGATAACAGTGAGATTATTTCCCGAATGTTGACTCTTCTCGGATTGGCTGCCTATC GATGTATCTGGGACAGAAACTCTCAGAAGAAAATCAATCAGATCCAGGTTAAACATGAAATGGACATGAAgataaaaaacatacaaatagcTCAGCTAAAGCGTGATCTAGAGAGAAAAGATAAGGCAGTAAAGAAAAATGAAGAGATGAAGACGTCAGTGGCTTTGAAGGAAGTAGAGGACAAGCTGAAGGAAAGACAGAAGGTCTTCTGCAGCTATACTACACCCCGTAACCGGAGGTTTGAGATAGAGAAAGATCTAATGAATCTAGCCAAACAGCCGTGTTTTGCTCATCTGAATATGGAGGATGGACTTAGGAATATTTTTAAGCATGATCGCAGCTGtgatggcatttttgacaaagaTGACAGCAGGAATGGGACACTCATGGGGAAGTTCCTCTCTGAATGGAAGCTTAACAAAATCAAATGA